GTATAGTTAATCATTGATAGTAACAACACAAAACCAAACAAACTTGAAGTTGCTACAAGATGCATTCCTATTACTAAAATAATACCTGCAATTAGGTTACTAAATTTGCTTCTTCTTGACATTGTGTTTTCTGGTGAATAGGTAGTTTTTTGAAATGCAGAGGAACACAGAGTAAGTGCGCCCCTGGCGCAGATATTTTTTTGAATCACTCCGTTACTGAAAACAATTAACTTTTAGAGAGTTTAATTGTGTTCTGTGATAATTACTCTGACTTCTTTGAACAAACACTATTTCTCAAAGCGCAAAATAGGTAATTGCGGGTAGGCATAGAAATTCATCAAACTTATTTTCATCTCAGTGGGACTGGATTAGTAACCATTAAATAAAGAAGTAATTTTTCCTATCAGTATTAACATTAACTATTATTCTTTAAGGAAAAATGAGTTTTAAAGTTCAGATTTTTTACCCTCTGAGGCGAGCCGCGAAAGGATATTTCCTGTAATTTCTAGTAGCTGATTTAGTAAAAATCCGATGGTGCCGACGTAAATTATACCTTCGATAAGGCTATTATTGTTACCAGATCTATAACTATTCCAAATAAAAAAACCTAATCCCTTACCAACTGTTAACATTTCTATTGCAATGACTGTAAACCAAGCTACCCAAACACCAATTTTTAAGGCATCAAATATACAATTTATTGCGATCCGCAAGCTATTACCTTCAATTCGAGATTTTCGGATACCAGCAGCCGTTTTAATAGTTAATGGCCAAATCGCACTTGAAAATACAACGACACTTGTTGCTACTTCTAATTCTCGAAACAATATTAAAGCAAGCGGTACCAAAGCTATAGGAGGCATACTATAAGGGATTTGTAAAAAACGCTTACTTACTTGATAAACTACTGGATTAGTTCCAATTAAACTTCCAATTAAAATCCCCAAAATTGCGGCAGGAATGTAGCCAACAAATAACAATTGCAAG
This Chlorogloeopsis sp. ULAP01 DNA region includes the following protein-coding sequences:
- a CDS encoding nitrate transporter, whose amino-acid sequence is MGHSIFLDFLSSLQLLFVGYIPAAILGILIGSLIGTNPVVYQVSKRFLQIPYSMPPIALVPLALILFRELEVATSVVVFSSAIWPLTIKTAAGIRKSRIEGNSLRIAINCIFDALKIGVWVAWFTVIAIEMLTVGKGLGFFIWNSYRSGNNNSLIEGIIYVGTIGFLLNQLLEITGNILSRLASEGKKSEL